A region of the Synergistaceae bacterium genome:
AAACAGGAGTTGACGTTTCTTTTGTCCCCGGACGTTTTAGGCAACGCCTCCCACGCTTGGAAGTCCGTGGGGGTCGTGGGGATTCCCGAAAGCCGCGCCGCCGAACTCGTGCCGGAGGTCGTATCGGACCAGCGGTTGCATATTTCAATCTTGCCCTCTTTTGACTTGGTCGAGTTCGTGATTCGCGGGGAGGCCTCGCTTGTGGACTCCTCCGCGCGGCTGTTGCGCCAGCGTTTTGCGGGCAACGTCTTGCCGGAGGGGTGTGCGTCGCTGCCGGAGGCCATCTTGAGCACGGGGCGAGAAAAGGGGTTATCGCTGTCCTGCGCGGAGTCCTGCACCGGCGGGATGATCGGGGCGGCCTTGACGGATATCCCCGGAAGCTCCGACGTTTTCGCGGGCAGCGCCGTGGTCTACAGCAACGAGGCGAAACAAAACCTGTTGGGCGTCGACCCATCTATCCTGAGAGCGCGCGGGGCGGTCAGTGGCGAGTGCGCGGAAGCTATGGCCAGAGGCGCCTTGGAGCGCTACGGGACATCCGTGTCCGTGGCTGTGACGGGAATCGCCGGCCCTGAAGGCGGAAGCCCAGAAAAGCCTGTGGGCACAGTCTGGTTTGGTTTGGCCTTTTGGACCGAGAAAAAATCTGGAGAAAAGTCTGAAGAAAAATCTGAAGAAAAGCCTGAAGAAAAGTCTGGGGAAAATGACGAGAGAGGGCGAGTGGAAAGCTATTCTTTCGTTTGCCAGTTGGAGGGAGAGCGAGACCTAGTGCGGGAACGTGCCGTCCGTGTCGCCCTGATCTCCGTCTGGCGAAAAATGGCCAATTGACATACTCCCACGACTAAAGTTGTGGGATTCTAAGATCGACAAAAACAGCCGACTGAAACCGGTCTTACGTCTTCTCCTTAACTTTAGTCGTGGGAGT
Encoded here:
- a CDS encoding nicotinamide-nucleotide amidohydrolase family protein; this encodes MKTAVLIAIGDELLSGIRREGNCAWLAWLLHDAGWRVLGMEVVPDESLQIVRELERWVGRTDLLVLSGGLGPTHDDRTRYALAEYLGCGLSVNDELYDRIAARYRGTSLEELIERCRQIQGLIPTESKGVYNPGGSALGIYFERSGTRLWSFPGVPFEFKAMVKQELTFLLSPDVLGNASHAWKSVGVVGIPESRAAELVPEVVSDQRLHISILPSFDLVEFVIRGEASLVDSSARLLRQRFAGNVLPEGCASLPEAILSTGREKGLSLSCAESCTGGMIGAALTDIPGSSDVFAGSAVVYSNEAKQNLLGVDPSILRARGAVSGECAEAMARGALERYGTSVSVAVTGIAGPEGGSPEKPVGTVWFGLAFWTEKKSGEKSEEKSEEKPEEKSGENDERGRVESYSFVCQLEGERDLVRERAVRVALISVWRKMAN